The Bdellovibrionales bacterium DNA segment GATGTGTGGAACCCCATTTTCGAGAAAAAATCTCGCGCGTATCGAGAACCGCAGCTCGTACTGTTTCGGGGAGTTGTGGATTCAGCCTGTGGGCGAGCTCGTCAGAGCACCGGTCCCTTCTACTGCCCTGGTGACGAAAAACTCTATATGGATCTTAGTTTTCTTGACGAGCTGTCAGAAACTCTCGGAGCTACGGGGGACTTTGCTGGCGCTTACGTCGTCGCCCATGAGGTCGGCCATCATATTCAGCAGATCTTGGGATTACTCAAAGGTGGGAGCGGCGTGGATACAGAACTCCAAGCGGATTGCCTGGCTGGGGTATGGTCTCAACAGGCCGAGGAGACCAAAGGACTTCTCGAAGAGGGCGATATTGACGAGGCATTGGGCGCCGCTGCCGCCGTGGGAGACGATCGCTTACAAAAGATGAATCAAGGTTATGTCGTTCCTGATTCGTTTACCCACGGATCCTCTGCGCAAAGAGTTGCTGCATTTAAAAGGGGTTACGCCGGTGGCGAGCTCGAGTCTTGCGTAAAATAGATCTATAAAAACTAACGGCGTTTTTTTCGTTTTTGCTCTCTAAAATTTTCTTCGTCTTGAATAAGATCCTG contains these protein-coding regions:
- a CDS encoding neutral zinc metallopeptidase → MLWKNQRESNNVIDQRRTGVKTLGGGGLLLGALLIYLLGGNPLEFVAQNMDSVTTSAPVSESREDEQKTFVSVVLASTEDVWNPIFEKKSRAYREPQLVLFRGVVDSACGRARQSTGPFYCPGDEKLYMDLSFLDELSETLGATGDFAGAYVVAHEVGHHIQQILGLLKGGSGVDTELQADCLAGVWSQQAEETKGLLEEGDIDEALGAAAAVGDDRLQKMNQGYVVPDSFTHGSSAQRVAAFKRGYAGGELESCVK